From Nicotiana tomentosiformis unplaced genomic scaffold, ASM39032v3 Un00008, whole genome shotgun sequence, a single genomic window includes:
- the LOC138903813 gene encoding uncharacterized protein → MANVVAHALSGKSVSMGSLAYILVGEKPLALDVRALANLFVRLDISEPSHVLACTIARSSLFERIRERQYDDTHLLVLRDIVWHDDAKQVTVGDDRVLRLQGRVCVPNVDGLRELILERAHSSQYSIHQGAVKMYQDLRQHYCWRRMKKDIVAYLVRCLNCQQVKYQH, encoded by the coding sequence atgGCCAACGTGGTGGCCCATGCCTTAAGTGGGAagtcagtgagtatgggcagccttgcgtatatacTAGTCGGTGAGAAGCCTCTTGCATTAGATGTTCGGGCTTTGGCCAATctgttcgtgaggttggatatttctgagcccagtcatgttctagcttgtacaatcgctcggtcttcgttgtttgagcgcatcagggagcggcagtatgatgacactcatttgcttgtccttagggacatagTGTGGCATGatgatgccaagcaggttacggttggagatgatagagttttgaggttgcagggtcgtgtttgtgtacctaatgtggatggacttcgtgagttgattctagaAAGGGCCCACAGTTCCCAGTATTCAATTCATCAGGGCGCCgtcaagatgtatcaggacttgcggcaacattattgttggagaaggatgaagaaggatatagttgcatatttagttcggtgtctaaattgtcagcaagtaaagtaccaGCATTAG